The Tautonia plasticadhaerens nucleotide sequence CTGGGAGCATCGGGGTGATAGTTCCACCCCCCCCCTCGCTGCACCGACATGTACCAGCGGGCCGCCCGCTCCCAGACGCTCGGCGGCACCCGGATCCCGGCGTTCTCGGCCTCCCAGAGGCCGAGGACGGCGTACTGCGAGATCGAGCAGTCTCCCGTGTCTCCGGTCCTGGCGGAATAATCCCAGGCGCCGTTGCTCTTCTGCTTGCCGATCAGGTAGGCCGCCGCCGAGCGGAGCATCGGCCGATAGGCGACGGGGTCGAGATTGGCCATCATCATGCAGGCGACCCCCGTCTCGTAGATGTCCGCCCCGCCGGATCGGGCGGGGGCGTAGCCATCGGACGTGGAGGCCCTGAGCGCCGTCTTGACCGTCTCCTGCAGGGCCTGGTCGTCCTTCGGGACGCCGGCTTTGATCATCGCCAGGGCCGCGAGGGCGGCCTGGCCGGGATCGGTTTCCGGTCCCCTGGACTTGAGGAACTGGACCCCCTTGGCGACCTGAGCCCCCTGCCCCCTCGCGGAATCGGGGAAGCCGCAGGCGGCCAGGAGGACGAGCATCGGGATGGAGAGGCACGATCGAGCGGGCATGTTCGTGCGGTCTTCGGCCGGTCGTTCGACGGGGCATCGATCCGAGCATCCATCTTATTATGACTCGGACTCGACCCTCGGGGAAGCGCGACGCGTCGGGGGGAGGCCGATCAGTCCTCGGTCAGGGGCCGGACCTCGAACCGGCGGCAGAACAGTTCCGCCCCCTCGGACTGGAGCAGGATCTTGCCCTTGGTGAGGCTGGAGCCGGTGCCGACGTTGACCACGTAACCGTTGACGATGTTGGTGATCCGGTCGCCGTCGCAGATGACTTCCATCCGGTTCCATTCCCCGGCGGGCATCTCCACGTCCCGGGCGCCCCGGAAGCCGAGCACGTCTTCCCACTCGGGATCACGACCCCACCAGTTGAACCGGGCCGAATCGCGGGTCTCGGGGGAGCCGTCGACCGGGTCGAAGTAGAGCTGTCCCCCGTCCTCCCGGACCGAACAGGTCAGACTCGGCCGCCCGGCGCCGCCGACCAGGATGAAGTCGCCACAGCCTCCCTCAATGATCTGACACTCCACCGACTCCATCCACTGTCCGCCGGCCGCGCCGTCCTCGCCGACGCAGTGCAGCAGGATGCCCGAGTCCCGGGACCGTTCGGCCCGGGGGGCGAAGGTCTCATCTCCCCATCGCCACTCGACGATCAGGTGATAATCCTCGAATTCTTCCTCGGTCGTGATGCCGCCCCACTCCTCGCCGCTGATCCGGATCTCGCCGTCGACGATCGAGAAGACGCCCTCGGGATCCTCGTACTTGTGGTCTTTCAGATACGAGTAGAAGCCGGAGAGATCCTTCCCATTGAAGGCGAGGACCGGCTCCCCCGTCGAATGCTCAGGCAGGTCGTTCGCGAAGGGCGGCACGTCCTGGATCGGTCCCGAGGTCGGGGCCAGGAACGAGGAGAGCAGCAGGGCGGCTCCGGGGAGGAACGCTGGCGTCATGGGAGGGGCTCGCACAAGGGTGGGGAGGGTCGGATCAACCTCGCCGGCGATGGACCTCGGCGCCGAGGTCCCGGCAGAGGGTCGAGACCCGGTCGAGCAGGGCCGGATCGGGGCAGGGGATCGAGAGGAGCATGCCCTGGTTCCCCTCGATCTGATCCGGGGCGGTCACGCCGAGTCGATCGGCCCGGGCGCCGAGGCCGACGACGAGTTGGACCGCCAGGTTTCCCTGGGCCGAATTCCGGAAGTAGGCGAGGACTCGGGGGTCGTTCGCGGCCTCCGGTACGGAGCCGGGGCGAATCTGGGGGGATTCCATGTTGGAGCGTCGGTGCGGGCGTCCGGGCCGAAGCTGGCGGCGGCCGGGAACGCCCTCGGCGCCGCCCGAAGCTGACGAATCCGGACGATCCCGAGAGTGTGACCCGACGGGCCCGGCGACGCAAGCCGCCGGCGACAGATCAGCGGTCGTCCCCGGGGGCGTCCTTCAATTTCCGGAGCGCGACGGCGACCTCCGCCATCGTCGAGAACCGGTCTTCCTTGCGGCGAGCGAGGGCGCGATCGACCACCCCGCAGAGATCCGCCGGGAGGCCGGGAGCCACCTCGGCCAGCTTCATCGGCTCGGCATTCATCCGGTGGCGGATCATGGCCATTTGGTCGCCGGTCATCTCGTAGGGCAGGCGATTGGACACCATCTCGAAGGCCAGCACTCCGAAGGAGAATACGTCGATCCGGCGGTCGGTGGACTCGCGACGGATCAGTTCCGGGGCCATGTACTGGAGCGTCCCGGTGCGGTTGCCCGGCCGGTGGAAGCGGGGCTCGTCGGGCACGGCCAGGCCGAAGTCGATGATCTTGCAGACGTTCTCGCGATTGACCAGCACGTTCTTCGGGCCGAAGTCGTGGTGGATGTAGCCGCAGCGATGCACCGCGTCGAGCCCGTCGGCCGTCTGGATGAGCAGGTCGAGCTTCCCGGACAGGTCCCGGGCCCCGATCTTCCGGATCTCGTTGAGACTGACCCCCTCGATGAACTCCATCGAGAGCCAGTGCTCCTTCTTCGTGGAAAGCCCGAAATCGTAAGTGAGCACCACGTTGCGGTGCCGGATGGCGGCCCCGATCGACCCCTCGGGCGGCCTGCCTTCTTTCACGGCCCGGGCCAGGGCGTCCGCGGTCTTCTGCGCGTTCTGGACCTTGAGGCAGACGGAGCGCTTCTGGTCGTTGTCGAGCGCCTTGGAGACGTACGACATCGTCCCCTGGCTCGTCTCCGCCAGGATGGTGAAGCGGCGCGTGAGGTTGACCCGCTTCATCTTGGGGACGGCGGCGGGCTTCTCTTTCTTCGGGAGCTCGGGGGACTTCTTCCCGGGCTTCGTCTCCTTCGACTTCGACCCGAATAGCTTTCCGAACATGATGCCGTCGCCTCCCGAGGATCCGGGCCGGCCGCCGGCGGGCGACTCGGGCCTCGCGATCGGAACTCGCCCCGCCCCTCGATCCTATCCCGACCATCCCGGCCGGGGAACGGGTGGCCCGGGGAACGCCGCGGCGAGGTCCACGGGATCGGCCCCCCCGGGATCATCCTACGCGACCCGGGTGCCCCGGTGACTCGGCCCGGCGCTCCCCGTTTGGCCCATCTCGGGTTATCGCCGCCGCCCCTCCTCCGTTAGAATGGGAGGCCGAGGCGCACGAGGCGTCCTTCGCAGCCGATCCCTCCCCCTCTTCCTCCCAACCGGAAGGAGTCTCGATGAGTGACCTGATGGTCATGGCGTTGGGCGCCCTGCTGGTCGCGAGCCCAGCCGCCGCGCGGGCCCAGGACCAGCCGGCACCGAAGCAGGCCCAGGCATCCCAGGGCGACCCGTCGCCCCTGCCCGACCTCAACTCCAAGGCCAGTTACGGATTCGGCCTCAATATCGGCCGCACGCTGAAGACGCAGGCCGATCAGTTCCGGCTCGACGCCACGCTCGTCGCCCGGGGCATCGCCGACGGCCTGACCGACTCCCAGCCCCTGCTGACCGAGGAACAGTGCAATCAGGTGATGGAGGAGTTCGAGAAGCAGCTCCTCGCCCGGCAGATGGAAGCCGAGAAGGAGATGCTCGAGGCGAACAAGGAACAGGCCGCCTCGAACAAGGCCGCCGGCGAAGCCTACCTTGCCGAAAATGGCAAGAAGCCGGGGGTCAAGATGCTCAGCTCCGGCATCCAGTACGAGCCGATGAAGGCGGGGCAGGGGGCGACCCCGACCCTCACCGACACCGTCACGATCAACTACAAGGGCACGCTGCTCGACGGCACGGTCTTCGACTCGACCGACGGCAAGGGCCCGATGACCTTCCCCGTCGGCGAGTTCATCGAGGGCTGGAAGCAGTCGCTCCAGCTGATGAAGGTCGGCGACAAGTGGCGGGTCGTCATCCCCCCGGAGTTGGCCTACGGCGAGTCGGGGACCCCGGGCGGCCCCATCCCCCCCAACGCCACCCTGATCTTCGAGATCGAGCTGCTCGGAATCGCCGGCAAGTGATCCGCATCGGCCGCCGCCCGACTGGACCGGGGTGGGCACCCCTCGTCGGGCCACCGAACGAACATGGCGGCGCGCACGTAGAAGCCCGGGAGACCCGGGGTGGGGCGACAATCCCGGGCCAGCGATCAGGTCTGTCTTCCCTCTCGAATCCACCAGCAAATCGAAAGGATTTCTTCCCAATATGAGGATCTACGTCGGAAATCTTAGCTATTCGGTGACTTCGGAGATGCTGCGGTCGATGTTCGAGCCCTTCGGCACCGTGGACTGGGCCGAGGTTCAGACCAAGATGAGGACCGGCCGCTCCCGAGGGTTCGGCCTCGTCGACATGCCCGACGACGACCAAGCCCGCGCGGCGGTCGAGGCCCTGGACGGCTCGGAGGTCGAGGGTCGTGTCCTCTCGGTCAACGAGTCAAGGCCCCGACGATCGGTCCGAGACCTCTACGCCGGCGGCTGGTCCGCCTCGGCTCGTCGTTGAGCCGCCCCCACCGGCCTCGATCGCGGCCCGGCCCCCGGCCGGCCCGCGATCGGGGCCGACGACTCGGGATTGCGGGGAACTCGGCCGGGGCGTAGCGTATGCTTCGTACCATGGGCCTCCGCCGGTCCCCTCACCGATCCCCCCTGACACCACGCCCCACTGCTCCCATGAACGCCGACGAAGGCCGGACCCTTGCCGTCTTCATCGACCTGGAGAACCTCGCCCTGGGGTTCGAAAGCCAGAAGAAGCCCCGATTCGACATCCAAAAGGTGCTCGAACGGCTCGTCGAGAAGGGCAAGATCATCGTCAAGAAAGCCTACTGCGACTGGAATCGCTACCAGGCCTACACCGCCCCCTTCCACGAGTCGGCCATCGAGCTGATCGAGATCCCCCGGCGCAGCCAGACGGGCAAGAACTCGGCCGACATCCGGCTAGTGGTCGATGCGATGGACCTCGCCTGGAGCAAGTCCCACATCGACACCTTCGTGATCGTCTCGGGGGATTCCGACTTCTCCCCGCTCGTCTCCAAGCTCAAGGAGAATGACAAGCACGTCATCGGCGTCGGCATGAAAGGCTCGACCTCCGAGCTTCTCCGGGACAATTGCGACGAGTTCATCTATTACGAGGACCTCGAGCGCTACGAGCAGGACGAGCAGGAGACGGTCAAGCAGCTCGACTCCTCCATCCCCGAGAAGAAGCGGGAGGTCTTCACCCTGCTCATCGAGGCCTGCAACGCCCTGACCCGGGAGAATCACGACATCCTCTACGCGTCGATGATCAAGGAGACGATGAAGCGGAAGAAGCCCTCGTTCGACGAGAGCTACTACGGCTACAAGACCTTCACCCATTTGCTGGAGGAGGCCGACAACGCCGCCGTCGTCGACATCGCCCGGAGCCCCAAGAGCGGCACCTACGTCGTCACCCGGTTCGGCGACCGCAAGGCGATCCTCAACGGCCGGGCCAAGCCGAAGCGGTCGTCCTGAACCGGGCCGCCCGGATGCCCGACGTCCCCGGACCCGGCGAAACGATCGACGGCCCCCCGGCATCGTGGTTGCTCAGATCTTCTCATCAGGCCGGGGATCGTTGCCGGGGGCGGGTCGAACCCGAGGTCGCCCGCCGGACCTGACCAAGGAACCCCGGTCGGAGATCGACCGGGGCCCTCAGATGAGCCGCAGCACCCTGGCCGAAGATCGCCGAGCGGATTCGGCCGAGTCCCCGGGGGGATCGGATCCGAGGGTCCTTTGCATCCTCGTCCTCCCCCGCGTGGGGATCGAGCCGATCTTCTATTACGAGCCGAGACTCGGCGACGAGGACTCGGGGGATGACGACTCCACCTCCGGTTTGACGACGGCCACGGACGGGCCCCGGGCCCGATCCGACCGGCTCCTGACCTGGATCCGGGACGCCGAGTCCCATGCGCCCGCCTGGCTCCGATCGCCGATCTCCTGGCTCAAGGCGAAGCTGCCGGCCGACGAGCGACTGCTCATGGCCCTCCGCAACGCGAAGGCCATCACACTCGTCCACCCGAGCACCCTCCCCGCCGAGGAAGCCCGGCTGGCCTGGCGGGAGTACCTCGGGAATCGCCTCCGGTTCCGGCTCTCCTGGCTCCTGCTCGATCTCGTGATCCTGGTCCCCTCGATCTTGATCTCGGTCCTGCCGGGGCCGAACGTGGTCGGTCTCTGGGTCGCGTTCCGGGTGATCGCCCATGCGGTCGCCCTGTTCGGGATTTCCCGGGCGACCCGGGGGCGGATCGGCCTCTCCTCCCGCGTCTCCCCGATGCTCGACGGCCCGGTGATCTCCAATCGACGCGAGGCCGAGCGGGTCCAAAAGCACTTCAACCTGATCGGACTCCGGGGTCGATTGAAGCGAGAACGCGTGGTCGCCCGGATTCGGATCCGCGATCGTCGATCCGCCGGAGGGCTCCGCACCGAGGAGGCCCGACGGTGAGCCGATCGTCCCGGGCGATGGCCCACTTCCTGCCCAACATCCTGACCTTCGCGAGGATCGGCCTGGCGGGGATTTTCCCGCTGACCAGCCCCTCGTACTGGCCGACGATCCTCATCCTGTCCGCCGCAAGCGACGCCTTCGATGGCGCCTTCAGCCGCCTCTTCCATGCGTCGAGCACGTTCGGCCGGACTCTCGATCCGATCGCCGACAAGCTCTTCATCGGGGTCGTGCTGCTGACGTTGCTGGCCGAGGGGATCGTGACGGTCCCCGACTTGCTCCTGGTCGCGGCCCGGGATCTCGCCGTCCTCTCCGGGGTGCTGCTGGCCGTCTCACTCAAGGGTTGGCGGTCGGTCCGCCACATGCCGCCTCGACCCCTGGGGAAGGCGACGACGGCCCTCCAGTTCCTCTTCCTGTTCTGGCTGGTGTACACTGCCCGCTCGGCCCCGGTTCCGCTGCTCGCCCTGACCGGTGCGGTCAGCGTCCTGGCGGGGATCGACTACCTCCGCCAACCCCACCGGTCGATGCCCGAGGATGCGGCGCGACGCGTCGCCAGCGACGATGCGACTGCTGAGCTACAACATCCACAAGGGGATCGGCGGTCGTGATCGCCGATACGACCTCGATCGGATCATCGCCGTGATCTCCCACGAGCGGCCCGACCTGATCTGCCTCCAGGAGGTCGCCGACGGGATCCCGAGGGCGGGCGGCGGGGACCAGGTCGCCGCGTTCTCGGGGGCGTTCCCGGACTACCACCCCGTCTCCCAGACGAACCACCGATTCCGGGTCGGATCCTACGGCAACCTGCTCCTCGCCCGCTGGAAGGTCGAGCGATCGCACGACGTCTGCTTGCGGTACCTGAATCGCAAGAAGCGGGGGGCCCAGCTGGTGGTCGTCTCGACGCCGACCGGCCCGCTGCACCTGATCAACTGGCACCTGGGCCTGCATGAAAGCACCCGGCAGTGGCAGGCCTCCTATTTGCTCGAGCACCATTGCTACCGGGAATCGTGCCACCTGCCGACGGTCATCGTCGGCGACTTCAACGACTGGCGGAACACCCTGGCCAGGGGCCCGTTCGCCCGTCACGGCCTGCGCCAGGTGACGGAGCCGCTCCAACGCTTCCGATCCTTCCCGGCCTACCTGGCGATGAGTTCGCTGGACAAGATCTTCTGCTGCCCCCAGGTCGAGGTCGAGCAGGCCCACGTCGTCCGCTCGAGGCTCGCCCGGGACGCCTCGGACCACCTCCCGTTGGTCCTCGACT carries:
- a CDS encoding CDP-alcohol phosphatidyltransferase family protein, with the translated sequence MSRSSRAMAHFLPNILTFARIGLAGIFPLTSPSYWPTILILSAASDAFDGAFSRLFHASSTFGRTLDPIADKLFIGVVLLTLLAEGIVTVPDLLLVAARDLAVLSGVLLAVSLKGWRSVRHMPPRPLGKATTALQFLFLFWLVYTARSAPVPLLALTGAVSVLAGIDYLRQPHRSMPEDAARRVASDDATAELQHPQGDRRS
- a CDS encoding RNA recognition motif domain-containing protein, producing MRIYVGNLSYSVTSEMLRSMFEPFGTVDWAEVQTKMRTGRSRGFGLVDMPDDDQARAAVEALDGSEVEGRVLSVNESRPRRSVRDLYAGGWSASARR
- a CDS encoding FKBP-type peptidyl-prolyl cis-trans isomerase, whose amino-acid sequence is MSDLMVMALGALLVASPAAARAQDQPAPKQAQASQGDPSPLPDLNSKASYGFGLNIGRTLKTQADQFRLDATLVARGIADGLTDSQPLLTEEQCNQVMEEFEKQLLARQMEAEKEMLEANKEQAASNKAAGEAYLAENGKKPGVKMLSSGIQYEPMKAGQGATPTLTDTVTINYKGTLLDGTVFDSTDGKGPMTFPVGEFIEGWKQSLQLMKVGDKWRVVIPPELAYGESGTPGGPIPPNATLIFEIELLGIAGK
- a CDS encoding serine/threonine protein kinase — translated: MFGKLFGSKSKETKPGKKSPELPKKEKPAAVPKMKRVNLTRRFTILAETSQGTMSYVSKALDNDQKRSVCLKVQNAQKTADALARAVKEGRPPEGSIGAAIRHRNVVLTYDFGLSTKKEHWLSMEFIEGVSLNEIRKIGARDLSGKLDLLIQTADGLDAVHRCGYIHHDFGPKNVLVNRENVCKIIDFGLAVPDEPRFHRPGNRTGTLQYMAPELIRRESTDRRIDVFSFGVLAFEMVSNRLPYEMTGDQMAMIRHRMNAEPMKLAEVAPGLPADLCGVVDRALARRKEDRFSTMAEVAVALRKLKDAPGDDR
- a CDS encoding NYN domain-containing protein — its product is MNADEGRTLAVFIDLENLALGFESQKKPRFDIQKVLERLVEKGKIIVKKAYCDWNRYQAYTAPFHESAIELIEIPRRSQTGKNSADIRLVVDAMDLAWSKSHIDTFVIVSGDSDFSPLVSKLKENDKHVIGVGMKGSTSELLRDNCDEFIYYEDLERYEQDEQETVKQLDSSIPEKKREVFTLLIEACNALTRENHDILYASMIKETMKRKKPSFDESYYGYKTFTHLLEEADNAAVVDIARSPKSGTYVVTRFGDRKAILNGRAKPKRSS
- a CDS encoding endonuclease/exonuclease/phosphatase family protein — translated: MRRDASPATMRLLSYNIHKGIGGRDRRYDLDRIIAVISHERPDLICLQEVADGIPRAGGGDQVAAFSGAFPDYHPVSQTNHRFRVGSYGNLLLARWKVERSHDVCLRYLNRKKRGAQLVVVSTPTGPLHLINWHLGLHESTRQWQASYLLEHHCYRESCHLPTVIVGDFNDWRNTLARGPFARHGLRQVTEPLQRFRSFPAYLAMSSLDKIFCCPQVEVEQAHVVRSRLARDASDHLPLVLDFRMKHRASRVEGTSQVEPGHKHQEARHA
- a CDS encoding 3-keto-disaccharide hydrolase → MTPAFLPGAALLLSSFLAPTSGPIQDVPPFANDLPEHSTGEPVLAFNGKDLSGFYSYLKDHKYEDPEGVFSIVDGEIRISGEEWGGITTEEEFEDYHLIVEWRWGDETFAPRAERSRDSGILLHCVGEDGAAGGQWMESVECQIIEGGCGDFILVGGAGRPSLTCSVREDGGQLYFDPVDGSPETRDSARFNWWGRDPEWEDVLGFRGARDVEMPAGEWNRMEVICDGDRITNIVNGYVVNVGTGSSLTKGKILLQSEGAELFCRRFEVRPLTED